The Leishmania braziliensis MHOM/BR/75/M2904 complete genome, chromosome 9 DNA window CCTTGATGCCGCCCTGCCGCAACTCTTCTCTCGGTGCAGTTGCCTCGGTACCCGTGACGCGGCCGACGTCGCCTCTCACGCAGGTGTACTACCTGTGATGCGAAAGAGGGATGTGTTTAGGGTGctcagggggggggaacaggAGGAACGCCGGCGTGACAACACTCCTTCCtccggcctctctctctcattcgGTGGGTCCTTGTGCGCTCGCGCTCATCACgactgcctctctccctcctctgcgTGGCATGAAGGCGGTAACCACTGACGTGGGCGAGCCGTTTCACTCgcggaagggggagaagaacagcggcaccgcagaGGGGCCTTCCGCGCACGTgccctgcccctcccccccccccccgataCAAGCGCGAATACAGCCACACAAAAAGGATCAGAGGAGGTCCTCCACAGAGTTGCGCCCGCTCTTGTCCGTCGTGTTGGCAGTCCGTGTCCCTCTCTAGCGGCCGTACAGGCTTGACGGTAGCGAATCAAGCATGTTGCCTCGTTTTCTAGGCAGatgaggaggggaagaaagggGGGTGCGGCAGGCTACATGTAGACCAGACACTAAACACAGCTCACGACGCAGAGGCGCCATCCACTTTGGTCTCTCTCATCTCcatctccttttcttctgaAGCGCTGCAGTCTCCCGCAGACGCACAAGCACATGCTCGCTTTGCATCTCTTCCGCatctccctcacacacgtgcacagcaCAACACTGCACAGCACTGCACACATGCGGTCACACGCCAACAGAGGCCAATGACATTCGTGTTTGAAGCTCGACGGATGCCCTTTGGCAGCATCTCTGAGACGTATGCGGCCCGCCTCCAGCCCATCGTTGCTCTGCATGCGCTGGACGAGTTACCTTTGTGGGACCGGTGCATGCTGgtcgcggtgctgccggtcgtgcaacagcgccacgcggccagctccgcagcagcgccgcaatCGACGGTGGTGTCCTCACCAACGCTCACGGTGGACGTTGGCAACAATGCagatgccgccgctgctaccgTAGTTGTCGCTTCCCTGCCCTCTGCAAGAACACGAACAGCAAGTAATGAGGAGAAGCTCAGGGTGTCACCGGGGCTGGCGGGTGCGCCGCTTCTCGAGGATGTCGCCCTGACATTGACCATTGTCCGCGCCTTGGATGAACTGGAGGTGGTGTACGACTCCATTATCAGTACACgagcggagcagcagcagcagcagcagcctgtGTCCGGTGTgcccgccgcagcggcgccacgccGCGCCTTCGCACAGCCGAAGAAGACGTCGGAGGAGATTCTCATGGAGCAACTCCTGCAGGAGCGCTTCAGTGACACGACCTCGTATCTCCCAGATAGCAACAGCGACGATGGCGAGAATggcgccgaggaggtggttGATGTGGCCATGTGTTTCACCATCAAGGGAGAGAGCCTGGGCATCGGGTCCGCAAATGTGTTCGGTGGGCATGGCTATCACCCCTGATGAGCACTCTGGCTATGCATGCAGTAGAGTTAAGAGGAAACCCCTGCTGTTGCGgcattggggggggggggggaggataGGGTGCAGGgactccctttcctctctcggtcccccctcctcgcttcaAGATCACAAGCGCCGCTACTCGCTACTGGTGCTTCTACTGCGCCATCAGCGGCGAGCACTCCTTCCAGCGGGGACACCACTCGCGTTCTTCCAAGACGAGAGGTCGCATTAAAGGGCTGCTAAGAGCAAAacatccgcagcagcagtggtgtgtacgtgtgtgtacttcacagagagaggcgcacacacgcacagtaAATAAGAGTTGTGAAGAGGTCGCGTTGTCGCTTCGACtcagggctgctgctgctgctgcgggggcgggggcatTTGCCCTCCGCAGTCGTGTACGTGTGCCTTGGTGCGCGCATGGCAAAGgtgtacacacgcgcaccaaCAAGCAAGATGAGTCGAGTCTAGTGGCACGACTGCTCTTTCTCACCACGGTCACTCTCTTACCGCCGGCCACCTATCCCCtcgtcctctccctcctggTCGCGGCGCCTTTCGCATCTGCTACTCTGGTGTGGTTCCCCagccaccagcgccgcctctctccctccctcccctctacAATCGCCTAAACCCTCCCTATCCCCCACCCTACTGCACCACTACATTCAACGGCACAGCAACAAGagcggacacacacactcgacGAGAGAAGTAAAGGGataacgagagagagagagtgtgtgtgtgagtgtgtgtgagaggggGCGCAACGTGCTGATACGGCGTAGGCGCAGACACGCATTCACGCCCACTTTTAAGCTTCGTGAGAGGGCGCAGACCAGCGAGGGACCGACGCGCGATTGAAAGGCGGAAAgcgaaacgaaaaagagggcGGCGAAAGAGGGAACCGGAAGAGGGGCAgcgctccctcccctcctcctcccccggTGCACTCCTCAGCCAataggcacacacacacacacaaagagagagggggaggggggagcgctgccccccacccctaccTCTCCCCTCGCTTCCAAGCGCTTGGCAACGGCAAGATGCAGCATCCACGTAGAAACAGCCGTGGCTCTGCGTCCCCCTCCTGTGAGGGTCACAACTATGCAAAGGCGATCATAGTAGAGGATGacgaaaggggagaggaggcgattAGCAGGGGCGCTGGTCGAGGTCCaagcgtcggcggcggcgatggtggcaCCAGCTGTGCCAGCAACTCTCCCCTCACCTCCAGCTCAGGCGGCAGCGTGCACGAAGCCCAGCCACCACCCGCGGTGGCCACATTGGCAACAGCGCCACTGGGGCTAGTCGCGTCAGGCATAGACGAACCTCTATGCGGTGAGCAGGCACACTCCATCCGCACTAGGtgcagagaaacagaggcgccaacaacaccaccaccacagctgcATTCAGTCGTCAATGGCGCCACTAGGGCTGTGGATGCTAGTGGTAGGGCAAGTACAGCGCGAATCATGCGGCTAGACCCCGTCACGCCCTCCTTCGTCTCTTCTTTGTCTCCCCATCCTGTGGCTCATCAcacgctgcgcctccagccctccgccgcctcactTCAGCCCCTTCCCCAcgcacggcagctgcaggagcgggttgatgaagaggaaggggtgcCCCCCTCAAAGCGGCTGCGTCCATCTCTGAGCAAACCCATTGCCTCTGCAGCTACACCTCCTTTGGCAACGGCACCTCGTGGTATATGTACCGCAGAtgtcggcagcagcggcagccgtgtCTTGCGGCTCGTATTGTCAAGTTGCAGTGCCACTCCAGCCGACACTGCAAAGACGTCAGCTCGTACGCCGGCGTCCGTCTCCGCTgcgggcggtggtggtggtaacGGTGCGGCCACCACATGCGTCAACGTCTCCGCCCATGGCGAGGCGCTCAAAGGgggcagaagagaagcagccgaAGAAGCAGAGAGCCCGGCCAAGGCCAACGAGGAGGCACAGTGTACGTCAGACACGCCGGCGCATGCCCCTTTGGGTGTCtcaccacctcttccacTAGCCTccccagccgccgccaccatcgTCAAGGCTGAGGCGAGTGGCATCGGTGTCGCACCTCTCCCAGCGGCCCCAGCGTCGCGCCCACCGCCGATCCTCACAAGCGTCACCACACGCGCCATCACTGCCAACGCGCTAAACGTGGGGTCGCCCGTGTCGGCCTCCGTGGCGTCGGTCGTCGCGCAACAGCATCATATTCGACCGACCACATCTGGTGCAAGCCCTTCCGGAGCGATAGAGACAAGCGGCTTCCCGCGCCTACGCTCGCTTACACCAACACCATACCCCGGCGCGCAAGGGTCCCCATGCCGGCGTCACCGCTTTGCGGGGGTAAACCTCCCCGGCGCTCCGCCGCCATCTATTGACTTTGGCTCCATCCAGCGCACTGTGATGGACGTCTATGAGGTGCACGAGAAGCTCAGCGAAGGCACGTATGGCGAGGTCTTCAAGGGCGTCGACAAGCGAactggcgctgcggtggcactgAAGCGTCTCAAGATACTGAGCACCCACCAGGGCTTTCCACAGACCTCGTTGCGGGAGATAATTGCCCTTCGACACATCCAGAGCCAGCGCGAGCGGCTCGAGGAACGACTGCGCAACGACGTGCATCACCGCGCCACGGTGGCCATCACCGACCCTCTCGCGGAGGTCTCGCAACTCTGTGATGTTCTTCTCTACgatcggcagcagcgcgacaTTGTGCTGGTGTTCGCGTACGCCACGGCGAGTCTGGCCGGCCTGTGTCGCCGCCAGTTCGCCTTTACTCCGTCGGAGATGGCCTTCCTCATGAAGAAACTCCTCATCGCGGTACGCAAGCTGCATGAGATGCGCATTATTCACCGCGACATTAAGTCCGATAATGTGTTGGTAACGTGGGAAGGCGAGGTGCAGTTGACCGACTTTGGGCTGTGCTCCATCGTCGCATCCGGGCCGTCGCAGTCTGGCGCGCCTGTGTGGCGGACACCAAGCGTGATTACCCTGGCCTACCGTCCACCAGAGATGCTGCTGGGCAGCACCGCGTATGATGAGAAGGTGGATGTGTGGTCGCTTGGGTGCCTGCTCGCCCAGATGTACCTTCTCGAGCCCCCCTTTTACAGGCACCgcgcgcagccacagcagcgtgcGCCTGAGCGATCGGCGGCTACGGAACTAGACCAGCTCTCCCGCATTACAGAGGTGCTAGGaccgctgccaccggtgcGCGTCTATCACCCTGACTCGTGTCAGCACATGCGCGTTCTGGAACAACTGGAGAGGCAGGGGCGTTTGGCTGAGTCTGGGCAAGCCACGCAGCCGCCCAACTGGGGCAAGCTGCAGACCATCTTCGAGCCAAGTTTCCTTTATCAGCAATTCCACGGTTTTCGGGGTTGGTTTGAGGCAGAGCTGGAACGCTCGCGGCACCAGCCACGCCGTCGGCCCACGCAAGCTTGCATGGACGTACTCTGCGCCGCCTTACAGCTcgacccgcagcagcgcccctccgcggcagagctgctgcgcatgccATACTTTACCACCTTAGATGACGCCCCGTTGCTGGGTAGCTATCAACGGGTCCTCTCCGTCACCCCGGAACGGGAGGCTGAGGTGCGCCACGGCTTCATGATAAAGGTGCGACGATGTGGAGACAGCCACACGCAACGCCGCCTGCATCAGTAACACACCACACCAGCACAAGCGCAGCAATA harbors:
- a CDS encoding putative protein kinase → MQHPRRNSRGSASPSCEGHNYAKAIIVEDDERGEEAISRGAGRGPSVGGGDGGTSCASNSPLTSSSGGSVHEAQPPPAVATLATAPLGLVASGIDEPLCGEQAHSIRTRCRETEAPTTPPPQLHSVVNGATRAVDASGRASTARIMRLDPVTPSFVSSLSPHPVAHHTLRLQPSAASLQPLPHARQLQERVDEEEGVPPSKRLRPSLSKPIASAATPPLATAPRGICTADVGSSGSRVLRLVLSSCSATPADTAKTSARTPASVSAAGGGGGNGAATTCVNVSAHGEALKGGRREAAEEAESPAKANEEAQCTSDTPAHAPLGVSPPLPLASPAAATIVKAEASGIGVAPLPAAPASRPPPILTSVTTRAITANALNVGSPVSASVASVVAQQHHIRPTTSGASPSGAIETSGFPRLRSLTPTPYPGAQGSPCRRHRFAGVNLPGAPPPSIDFGSIQRTVMDVYEVHEKLSEGTYGEVFKGVDKRTGAAVALKRLKILSTHQGFPQTSLREIIALRHIQSQRERLEERLRNDVHHRATVAITDPLAEVSQLCDVLLYDRQQRDIVLVFAYATASLAGLCRRQFAFTPSEMAFLMKKLLIAVRKLHEMRIIHRDIKSDNVLVTWEGEVQLTDFGLCSIVASGPSQSGAPVWRTPSVITLAYRPPEMLLGSTAYDEKVDVWSLGCLLAQMYLLEPPFYRHRAQPQQRAPERSAATELDQLSRITEVLGPLPPVRVYHPDSCQHMRVLEQLERQGRLAESGQATQPPNWGKLQTIFEPSFLYQQFHGFRGWFEAELERSRHQPRRRPTQACMDVLCAALQLDPQQRPSAAELLRMPYFTTLDDAPLLGSYQRVLSVTPEREAEVRHGFMIKVRRCGDSHTQRRLHQ